In Pectobacterium actinidiae, the DNA window TCATGGAGTGGCTGGGCAGCGAGCCGCTACAGCGTGAGATCGCCGAACGTTTCAATATCATCGTCGGTGCGGATATTAGCGATCTGCACTACCAGACCAAAGATAAGCACGTGATCGACGGTCTGAACACCGCGCGTGAGGAGATCAAAAAGATCCCGTCTTATGTCTTCGATTGGGAACGTATGGAAAGTCTGGGCGCGAACGAACTGTACCCCATCATCCTGACGCGCTTTACCCAATATCTGAACGATCAGGTGTCGTTTGATGAGTATCTGCGCCTGACGTCAAACGATGTGAAGCGCCTCAACGAAACGATCGCGACCAATCAACAACAGCGGAAAAACGCACCGTGAAAGGGCAACTGAGGGAGATCGGCATTGATGGCGATCGCCCCTTTGATCGGGCGCAGGAGAGCACGTTGTGCGAACAGCGCTGGCCGGGGCAAAGCCGCTATCTGCTGGTCACCGGCGGCTTTACCCGATTGCTGCACTGGCATGATGGCCTCCTGACCTGTCGCGGTGGCGAGAGCTTTCCCATCGGCATCCCAGCCAGCCTGTCGCGACTGGGGCTGTGGGCGGTGCAAGAGATGCTTCAAGCCGTTGAGGGCATCACCCCGCTGACGCCACTCAGTGAAGCGCTATTCCTGCACTTCGATAAGCATATCGATCGCGTGATCGACTGGTCAAAACACGCACAGGCCGCAGACTACAGCTCGCTCGGACGCGTTGTGCTGGCGCACCCGCAGGACACGCTGACGGTGCAACTGCTGACGCGCTGCGCGGGCGAGCTGACCCTGCTGCTCACCAGCCTGCCAGAATCACAGCGCGATGCGATTTTTCTCAGCGGTGATCTGGCGGCGGCTTGCCTTCCCTATCTGGATTCAGGAGCAAGCACATCATGACGACATGGCTCTATGCAGGTGTGGATGGCGGCGGCACAGGCTGTCGGGCGCGGATTTATCAGGCAGACGGTACGCCGCTCGGACAGGGACACGGCGGCCGCGCCAACTTGCTGCTCGGCGTGGAAAGCGTGCGCCAGTCGGTGGACGACGCCATTGCTCAGGCGTTGAAGCACAGCGGTTTTTCACCGAATGACGCCTCTCGGCTGAAAGTCGGGCTGGCACTCGCCAGCGCGGAACATCGCACCGCCTACGAGGCGTTTTTGGCGTTGTCACATCCTTACGCGACTCAGGTGCTCAATACCGATGCGTTGGGCGCTTGTCTGGCGGTCAACCAAGGGAAAGATGCGGGCGTAGTCATTGCCGGAACCGGCTCCTGCGGGCTGGCATGGCAAAACCAGACGATTACCGCCTATGGCGGCCATGAATTCCCCATTTCCGATCAGGGCAGCGGCGCACGCCTTGGGCTGGCGGCGCTGCAACATACCTATGATGTGCTGCAAGGCTGGTGCGCGCCGTCTGCACTCAGTCAGCGCATCGACAATTTCTTTTCTGCCCGCGCAGCGCCCGCGCAGGCCGCGAACACGCTCGACGCGCTACAGACGTTTAGTCAACAGGCGAAACCGGGCGACTATGCGCAGTTCGCCCGCCACGTATTTGACTGCGCTCAGCAGGAGGATGCCGTTTCTCACGCGCTACTGGCGCAGACGGCTAGCGAAATCGGCCTGCTGCTAGCCGCCGTGGCACGCCACGCGACGCCTCGCCTGTCGCTCATGGGCAGCATCGGCCTACATATCCGCCCCTGGCTATCCTCCAAATGGCAATCCCAACTCGCCGCCCCGATGGGCGATGCTCTCGACGGTGCACGATTGATTGCCTGTCATGATTATGCGTTATACAGCCATCCGTTATAAAAAATAAATAATGCCGGAGACATCAATGACATCATTCACTCGCAGAACTTTCGTCAAGCTCGGTGCAGGCAGTGCCATTACGCTAGCTGGCGGCTTTTTTCACGCCAACGCTAACGCGCCAACGTCCACCGGACCGCTGCGCATCGCCATTATTTCGGATGTCCACGTCCACAATATTTACGGCCACTACGATTTTGACGGCCTGCCTGATGCGAAGACCGGAAAGAAGCTGACCATCCGCACCCTAAAAGATTCGGTGAATTCGACCCGCATCTTCAATGAGCCTTACTTCGCCTTGCTGGCCGCGCTAGACGAACTGGCAAAACAGCAGGTGAAATACGTCGTACTATCCGGCGATTACTCTGATGATGGTCAACAGCCCACCGTTGAAGGTATTGCCGCCATCCTGACGCAGTATGAGCAGCGTCACGGCATGCGATTCTTCGCGACGACGGGCAACCACGACGTTAATCGCCCGCAGGGGGACGACTCCTCGGAGAGAATGCTCAATGCCGACGGCAGCAGCACCATGCTAAGCAGCAAATCCGACGTTAAGCTCGGCGACGCGCAGTCGCTGATTGTCACCGCCAAGATGCAGGCGCTCGGCTATGAGCGCGGCCTGCCGCTGATGAAGCCGTTTGGCTTCTTTAAACGCGACGATTTTCTGCACTGGGAAACGCCGTTTGGTGACAGCGATGAACTCAGTCAGCGCCAATATCTCGCCCGCTCGCCGGACGGCAGCAAACAGTGGAACATTGTGGACGCGTCCTATCTGGTGGAGCCAGAAGCGGGACTGTGGCTACTTTCCATCGATGCCAACGTGTATCAGGTTAAAAACGGACCGGAAAAGCGTGAGGAGATCAAAGGCTACTCCACCAGCACCGACACGGGCTGGAACGCCTTGTTGACGGAAAAACCGTTCATGCTGCCGTGGGTGAAATCGGTAGTGCAACGGGCGAAAGCGCAGAACAAAAAGCTGCTGGTGTTCTCGCACTATCCGCTGGTCGATTTCCTCGACGGCACGATAGAAGATGAAAAACAGCTCTTTGGCAGCAACAGCTTCATTAAACGCACGCCACGGCCAGAGGTTGCCGAACAGGCGCTGGCGGCAGGTATTCGCCTGCATTTTAGCGGCCATCTGCACGTTAACGACACCGGTGTGTATCGCAGTTCACAGGGCACGCTGGTGAATGTGGCGGTGCCATCGCTGGCCGCTTACCCGCCCGCGATGAAGCTGGCGACGCTGCATAGCGATCGGGTGGATATTGATACGCTGGTCTTGCGCAACGTGCCGCAGTTCAACCATCTGTTCCCGTTTTATCAGAAAGAGTTGGATCGCACGGGTGAACCGCTGGGCGACATCCTGAAAAGCCGCGATTATTACGATTTCCTGCACCATCATCTGGCGCTGCTGGTACGCCAGCGATTCCTGGTGAAAGACTGGCCGGAGGATTTATCGACCCTCATCACGACGCTGAACTGTGCCGATCTGCTGTGGATCGCACAACAACAGCAACCGCTCAGTGCCAAAACGCTGCCCGACGCCGCCGAGCGTAAACCGAATGCGGTTGCAGGTACAGATGGGTTACAGGATATTTCACTGCTCACGCTGGTGACCGACTGGTATTGCCTGCGCAACGGCAGCGATCTCGCCTGGCAGGATATTCCTGCTGCACGGGTGAAGCAGTACCGCGCACTGCTGACGGCCTACACGCCAACGACCACGCTGCCGCCGGACAGCCTGCAATACCGCTTCGGCCTGATGCTGAAAATCCTCGCCGGTTACATCAACGATGAGCCTGCAACCCGCTTTGTGGTTGATATGCAGGGGAATTTCTTAACAGTATAAGATTTTCTCTTTCGGGGGAGGCTTCGTGCGCCACGCTGAAGATAAAACTGAGCCAACTCATCTTGCTCACGGGTCTTCTCTTCACGGCGTAAAAAATTATGCTGAGGTGAACATAAACGCCGAGTGAGCGGCATGGACGCCGCGAAAGCCAGTGCCGCGTCGGGAACGCGTCACTGGCGGCTCGAAAAGCGGACATGGGCACCGAAGGAACCGCGTTAGCGGCATAATTTCCGCCAAAAGCCGGGGTTCATAGGGGGCTGGCTTAGCCCCCTATGTCGGGCGCGTGCTACGACGTAGCATGAAGATAACAGTGCTTGAAGCGCACGAAATATTCCCCCAAACCTAATCGACTTACATACTTTTTTACCGATTCCCTCTGTCGTCATCGTCAAAAAGTGATATGTTATAATATAACAAATAAACCTTTTATCGATGACAATGACAAGTTTTTACTCCCTCTCCGCGCTGAAGCGCGTGTTACTGGTTTCCCTACTGCTGGTGCTGTTGTGGCTATTGGTCGGGTGGGCAGTGGTGTTGCCATGATTGCACTACAGGAACTGGCCTGTGGCTATCGTCACCAGCCGCCGCTCGCGACACTCAGTGGATGCTTTCATCAGGGTTCACTGACGGCGATTATCGGTGCGAACGGCAGCGGAAAATCGACGCTGCTGAAAACGCTGGCAAGCCTGCTGCCGCCACTTTCCGGCACGTTCAGCGTCGGTAACGGCAGCCAA includes these proteins:
- a CDS encoding BadF/BadG/BcrA/BcrD ATPase family protein, yielding MTTWLYAGVDGGGTGCRARIYQADGTPLGQGHGGRANLLLGVESVRQSVDDAIAQALKHSGFSPNDASRLKVGLALASAEHRTAYEAFLALSHPYATQVLNTDALGACLAVNQGKDAGVVIAGTGSCGLAWQNQTITAYGGHEFPISDQGSGARLGLAALQHTYDVLQGWCAPSALSQRIDNFFSARAAPAQAANTLDALQTFSQQAKPGDYAQFARHVFDCAQQEDAVSHALLAQTASEIGLLLAAVARHATPRLSLMGSIGLHIRPWLSSKWQSQLAAPMGDALDGARLIACHDYALYSHPL
- a CDS encoding metallophosphoesterase, producing the protein MTSFTRRTFVKLGAGSAITLAGGFFHANANAPTSTGPLRIAIISDVHVHNIYGHYDFDGLPDAKTGKKLTIRTLKDSVNSTRIFNEPYFALLAALDELAKQQVKYVVLSGDYSDDGQQPTVEGIAAILTQYEQRHGMRFFATTGNHDVNRPQGDDSSERMLNADGSSTMLSSKSDVKLGDAQSLIVTAKMQALGYERGLPLMKPFGFFKRDDFLHWETPFGDSDELSQRQYLARSPDGSKQWNIVDASYLVEPEAGLWLLSIDANVYQVKNGPEKREEIKGYSTSTDTGWNALLTEKPFMLPWVKSVVQRAKAQNKKLLVFSHYPLVDFLDGTIEDEKQLFGSNSFIKRTPRPEVAEQALAAGIRLHFSGHLHVNDTGVYRSSQGTLVNVAVPSLAAYPPAMKLATLHSDRVDIDTLVLRNVPQFNHLFPFYQKELDRTGEPLGDILKSRDYYDFLHHHLALLVRQRFLVKDWPEDLSTLITTLNCADLLWIAQQQQPLSAKTLPDAAERKPNAVAGTDGLQDISLLTLVTDWYCLRNGSDLAWQDIPAARVKQYRALLTAYTPTTTLPPDSLQYRFGLMLKILAGYINDEPATRFVVDMQGNFLTV
- a CDS encoding glucosamine kinase; the encoded protein is MKGQLREIGIDGDRPFDRAQESTLCEQRWPGQSRYLLVTGGFTRLLHWHDGLLTCRGGESFPIGIPASLSRLGLWAVQEMLQAVEGITPLTPLSEALFLHFDKHIDRVIDWSKHAQAADYSSLGRVVLAHPQDTLTVQLLTRCAGELTLLLTSLPESQRDAIFLSGDLAAACLPYLDSGASTS